From Bacillus marinisedimentorum, the proteins below share one genomic window:
- a CDS encoding DEAD/DEAH box helicase produces the protein MKFASLSLSGKQQLVPEVLAPENADLKQLSAIDELPLIPQNHHFIFSKILQLALAGKKLLLDELPFDLNTLHEHYENGYLAYDYGVKKRKGGPFCNRCGNKHPDLFASFKCARCMEVCTYCRHCIMSGRVSECTPLLSWTGPPLTYQMQKNPLIWDGELSSGQQTASDHVVEAVRNHSSLLVWAVCGAGKTEVLFKGIGQALKTGLKVCLAAPRTDVVLELAPRLKEVFPDTEIITLYGGSEDRTRQGRLVITTTHQLLRYDRSFDVIIIDEVDAFPYSLDSSLQYAADQAAKEEAARIYLTATPSKQLKRKVKKNQLPAVRIPARYHGQPLPLPEFKWCGQWKKHISKGKLPVRVEKWVNTRLEENIPAFLFVPDLETLQQTVNILKNFSHDIEGVHAADLNRKEKVEKFRRSEISLLVTTTILERGVTVAGLDAAVLGSEAAIFTESALVQIAGRVGRSAAQPRGNVTFFHFGATEAMQLAYNHINKMNKEARDSGLLK, from the coding sequence AAGTTTGCCTCTCTTTCTTTATCAGGAAAACAGCAGCTTGTCCCTGAAGTTTTGGCTCCGGAAAACGCGGATCTTAAACAGCTTTCAGCAATTGACGAACTTCCGCTGATCCCCCAGAATCATCATTTCATTTTCAGTAAAATACTACAGCTGGCTCTTGCCGGCAAAAAACTCCTTCTAGATGAACTTCCCTTTGACTTAAATACACTTCATGAGCATTACGAAAATGGATACCTTGCATATGACTACGGCGTCAAAAAGAGAAAAGGAGGACCGTTTTGCAATCGCTGCGGCAACAAGCATCCGGATCTGTTTGCTTCATTCAAATGTGCCAGGTGTATGGAAGTGTGCACGTATTGCCGTCACTGCATCATGAGCGGGAGGGTGAGTGAATGTACACCGCTCCTTAGCTGGACAGGCCCGCCGCTTACATATCAAATGCAGAAAAATCCGCTCATCTGGGATGGTGAACTTTCATCAGGACAGCAAACAGCTTCCGATCATGTCGTTGAAGCGGTGCGGAACCATTCAAGCCTGCTTGTTTGGGCGGTATGCGGAGCCGGGAAAACGGAGGTCCTTTTTAAAGGGATCGGGCAAGCACTCAAAACAGGCTTGAAGGTGTGCCTCGCCGCTCCAAGGACGGATGTGGTGCTTGAGCTTGCCCCGAGGCTCAAGGAAGTATTCCCCGATACAGAAATCATCACCCTTTACGGAGGGAGCGAAGACCGCACCAGGCAGGGCCGGCTCGTCATCACGACAACCCACCAGCTGCTGCGGTATGACCGGTCGTTTGATGTGATCATCATTGATGAAGTGGATGCGTTTCCTTACAGCCTCGATTCCTCCCTTCAATATGCCGCTGATCAGGCTGCAAAAGAAGAAGCGGCCCGGATTTACCTTACCGCAACGCCTTCAAAGCAATTGAAACGAAAAGTAAAAAAGAACCAGCTTCCGGCGGTACGCATCCCTGCCCGCTATCATGGCCAGCCTTTGCCCCTGCCGGAATTTAAATGGTGCGGTCAATGGAAGAAGCATATTTCAAAGGGGAAGCTGCCTGTGCGTGTGGAGAAATGGGTCAATACCCGTCTGGAAGAAAACATTCCTGCCTTTTTGTTCGTCCCCGACCTTGAAACCCTCCAGCAAACCGTCAATATCCTCAAAAACTTTTCTCATGATATTGAAGGGGTCCATGCAGCAGATCTGAATCGAAAAGAGAAAGTGGAAAAGTTCAGGCGCAGCGAAATCTCGCTGCTCGTCACGACGACTATTTTGGAACGCGGCGTAACGGTTGCCGGGCTTGACGCTGCTGTTCTCGGTAGTGAAGCGGCGATTTTCACGGAGAGCGCGCTCGTCCAGATTGCCGGCAGGGTCGGACGGAGTGCCGCACAGCCCCGTGGGAATGTAACGTTTTTTCATTTCGGCGCAACGGAAGCGATGCAGCTTGCTTACAATCATATCAACAAGATGAATAAAGAAGCGCGCGACAGTGGGCTGCTGAAATGA